From one Rosa rugosa chromosome 4, drRosRugo1.1, whole genome shotgun sequence genomic stretch:
- the LOC133743824 gene encoding glycine-rich cell wall structural protein 2 — translation MAPRKIVSVVFLVMLSVGICSATRVLLGYTETVTRPSYGHSPGVAHGGGGGGGRGAGGGGGGGAGGSGQGSGSGEGGGAGYGAGGAEAAGYGGGGGGGSGGGGGGGAGYEGAGKGGGEGSGSGSGAGYGAGGAAGGGHGGGGGGGSGGGGGGGAGGAGGGYGGGSGSGEGYGAGGSAAGGGGGGGSGGGGGGGGGSGGGAGAHGGGAGYGGGAGGGQGGGHGGYAP, via the coding sequence ATGGCTCCCAGAAAGATAGTTAGCGTTGTTTTCCTTGTGATGCTAAGTGTAGGCATCTGTTCTGCCACTAGAGTCCTCTTGGGTTATACCGAGACAGTTACACGCCCTAGTTACGGCCATTCTCCGGGCGTAGCccatggaggtggtggtggaggcGGACGTGGTGCGggcggtggaggtggaggtggagccGGGGGTTCTGGACAGGGAAGTGGGTCTGGTGAAGGAGGGGGTGCAGGGTACGGTGCTGGTGGAGCGGAGGCAGCGGGGTAcggtggaggaggaggtggaggtAGCGGTGGAGGTGGAGGCGGTGGTGCAGGTTATGAGGGAGCAGGGAAGGGTGGTGGTGAAGGGAGTGGTTCCGGAAGTGGTGCTGGGTATGGTGCTGGAGGAGCAGCCGGAGGTGGacatggtggtggtggaggcggTGGGAGTGGTGGCGGCGGTGGAGGAGGAGCTGGGGGTGCTGGTGGAGGTTATGGTGGTGGTTCAGGATCTGGTGAAGGTTATGGTGCTGGTGGTTCGGCTGCTGGTGGAGGCGGAGGAGGTGGGTCCGGTGGTGGCGGCGGAGGTGGCGGTGGCTCTGGTGGTGGTGCAGGTGCACACGGTGGTGGAGCTGGCTATGGAGGTGGTGCTGGGGGCGGTCAGGGCGGTGGTCATGGTGGCTATGCACCATGA
- the LOC133706657 gene encoding uncharacterized protein LOC133706657, producing the protein MVVFFKGGVKQRLGRSISLKTKRALLDDLLLQESPGSANTARHVIIVMDAMKEFNTAPLEWALEHVIKAGSVVILLGVMPWLNIPLSSKTWLDIWPVGLEELSAVKEKIEWKSDVKYLKLQAVVDLCKNYGVVLQKKVIMGYPSRLLVVEEIISFHAKWVVFDRHQKNDRKFYNGKLPCNMVMMNEEGEADMIKGRTMIDSDVGGSTPSLLSTPILMISDHLKEFLNKPKRAREDRSRSRSQGDV; encoded by the exons ATGGTGGTTTTCTTCAAAGGAGGAGTTAAGCAACGACTGGGAAGATCGATTAGTTTGAAGACAAAGCGAGCATTGCTAGACGATCTCCTGTTGCAGGAGTCACCAGGTTCGGCAAATACAGCTCGACATGTGATCATCGTCATGGATGCCATGAAAGAGTTCAACACGGCGCCTCTCGAGTGGGCACTGGAGCATGTAATCAAGGCTGGCTCTGTTGTTATTCTTCTCGGTGTGATGCCATGGCTCAACATTCCTC TGTCCTCCAAGACATGGCTGGATATTTGGCCAGTTGGGTTAGAGGAACTATCAGCCGTGAAAGAGAAAATTGAGTGGAAGAGCGATGTCAAATATCTGAAGTTGCAGGCAGTTGTGGATCTTTGCAAAAACTATGGg GTTGTACTACAGAAGAAGGTTATAATGGGTTATCCCTCAAGACTGCTTGTTGTTGAAGAAATTATAAGCTTTCATGCCAAATGGGTCGTCTTCGACAG ACATCAAAAGAATGACAGGAAGTTTTACAATGGGAAACTCCCATGCAACATGGTGATGATGAACGAAGAAGGGGAGGCTGACATGATCAAAGGGAGGACTATGATAGATAGCGACGTCGGAGGCTCAACACCTTCTCTGTTATCTACTCCGATTCTCATGATCTCTGATCATTTGAAGGAATTTCTTAACAAACCGAAACGTGCTCGAGAAGACCGCTCTAGATCCAGATCCCAAGGCGATGTCTAG
- the LOC133745319 gene encoding ubiquitin carboxyl-terminal hydrolase 21, which yields METHLSETNSLPPDSFLPNPQHQTSSSPDSMPILPETLDGSSQTEDVYELDLVPVLETENGSSSSSPLETLGFQSSDRDSQGLEQGQEGDLTSASPHNDNNVLNSESNSHSEESWSRWPSSDSSKQSVVYSEPYPMEESKISMVGAGLYNLGNTCFINAILQCFTHTVPLVEGLRSSNHPLPCDCGSEGFCVLCALREHIDLSIVSSGGALSPSKLVDNLNHFSSYFRRYQQEDAHEFLQCFLDKLERSWLDSDKKNETSSCKDKNLVNRVFGGSLISKLRCCSCGHCSDTREPLIDLSLEIEDVDSLPRALESFTKIEKINDVETKFTCENCKEEVSVEKQLVVDEAPPVAAFHLKRFKTDGNYVEKIDKHVEFPLELDLKPYTSGNNSDVELKYELYAIVEHIGFSSTSGHYFCFIRSSPDTWHRLDDSKVTRVREEFVLSQEAYILFYARQGTPWFSSLMEGQMSCSDLPIMNTSPKSVLDNVENICTVNNPEGCTPNAPRDVGQKISTFFRRAKREEVLFTDTRDEADRLSEKIDGSKHDAGGVKETDESMPMITASTSVGTSKCVAGTSHNNENNENICSTSSLGGNDIHKTFDEVRDAGCPPSTPPRSRSVDLFSFESTPEPKYHIPRDHLKSADNVIYKRRSSKVVPPDPEDPKRKEAIRYLAKSRSAPRDRRSQLLAAIMEPQSEGLNKKRKRVGIMTM from the exons ATGGAAACCCATCTCTCTGAAACCAACTCTCTGCCCCCAGATTCATTTCTCCCAAATCCCCAACACCAAACCTCTTCTTCCCCAGATTCAATGCCTATTCTTCCAGAAACCCTTGATGGGTCTTCACAAACTGAAGACGTGTACGAGTTGGATTTGGTCCCTGTTCTTGAAACTGAAAATGGGTCTTCGTCCTCTTCGCCTCTCGAAACCCTAGGGTTTCAATCTTCGGATCGTGATTCGCAAGGTTTGGAACAAGGGCAAGAAGGTGACCTCACATCAGCTTCTCCTCACAATGATAATAATGTTTTGAATTCAGAGTCGAATTCGCATTCGGAGGAGTCTTGGTCTCGGTGGCCTTCATCCGATTCTAGCAAGCAATCAGTGGTTTACTCAGAGCCGTATCCTATGGAAGAATCCAAGATCTCTATGGTG GGTGCAGGGCTTTATAATCTTGGCAATACGTGCTTTATCAATGCGATTCTGCAATGCTTTACGCATACTGTGCCCCTCGTGGAGGGTCTCCGATCTTCCAATCATCCCTTGCCTTGTGATT GTGGTAGTGAAGGGTTCTGCGTTCTTTGTGCTCTTCGTGAACACATTGATCTTTCAATAGTATCTTCGGGAGGGGCTCTTTCACCATCGAAGCTTGTTGATAATTTGAACC ATTTCTCATCTTATTTCCGAAGATACCAGCAAGAAGATGCCCATGAGTTCTTGCAATGTTTTTTAGATAAACTAGAGAGATCTTGGTTGGATTCTGATAAAAAGAATGAGACTTCATCTTGCAAAGATAAAAACCTTGTGAACAGGGTGTTTGGTGGCAGTCTCATTAGCAAA CTCCGATGTTGTAGCTGTGGTCACTGTTCTGACACTCGTGAACCTCTGATTGATCTAAGTTTGGAAATTGAAGATGTTGACTCTCTTCCGAGGGCCTTGGAATCCTTCACTAAGATAGAAAAGATAAATGACGTGGAGACAAAGTTTACGTGCGAGAATTGCAAGGAAGAAGTGTCGGTGGAGAAGCAGCTTGTGGTGGATGAGGCCCCTCCAGTTGCTGCATTTCATTTAAAGAGATTTAAAACTGATGGAAATTATGTTGAGAAGATTGATAAGCATGTGGAATTTCCTTTGGAGTTGGACTTGAAGCCCTACACCAGTGGCAATAACAGTGAT GTGGAGTTGAAGTATGAACTTTATGCAATTGTGGAGCATATTGGCTTTTCATCTACTTCTGGGCATTACTTCTGCTTTATTCGATCCTCTCCAGATACATGGCATAGGTTGGATGACTCAAAG gtCACTAGGGTTCGAGAAGAATTTGTTCTATCACAGGAGGCATACATTCTGTTCTATGCCAGGCAGGGTACTCCCTGGTTTTCAAGTTTAATGGAAGGACAGATGTCATGCTCAGACCTACCCATTATGAATACATCACCTAAGTCTGTGCTAGATAATGTTGAGAACATCTGTACTGTGAATAATCCTGAGGGTTGTACTCCCAATGCACCCAGAGATGTTGGCCAGAAAATTTCTACTTTCTTCCGCAGAGCAAAACGTGAAGAGGTCTTGTTTACTGACACCAGAGATGAAGCTGATAGACTTTCTGAAAAGATTGATGGATCCAAGCATGATGCTGGAGGTGTCAAGGAGACTGATGAGAGTATGCCTATGATTACTGCTTCAACTTCAGTTGGCACAAGTAAATGTGTAGCTGGTACTTCACACAACAATGAGAATAATGAGAATATATGCAGTACATCCTCTCTTGGTGGTAATGACATACATAAGACGTTTGATGAAGTCAGAGATGCTGGTTGCCCTCCTTCGACACCACCCAGATCTCGAAGTGTAGACCTGTTTTCTTTTGAGTCTACTCCAG AACCAAAATATCATATTCCCCGAGATCATCTGAAGTCAGCAGACAATGTGATCTATAAAAGAAGATCAAGCAAGGTTGTTCCTCCAGATCCAGAAGATCCGAAGAGAAAGGAAGCTATCAGATATCTTGCAAAATCAAGAAGTGCTCCCAGGGACAGGAGAAGTCAGCTTCTTGCTGCTATCATGGAGCCTCAAAGTGAGGGTTTgaacaagaaaaggaaaagagtgGGGATCATGACCATGTAA
- the LOC133744734 gene encoding uncharacterized protein LOC133744734, which translates to MKTLQIPNSLVSVCDAVTLISFSVPGIVGDYKYEVDITIKPGIKIQLASITYEPLRTGPTLWEIGIPDCTAAEFYIPDPYPTLMNKLYKGSRLDKFRQYGLWSRYYEHYPNNDLIYLVGANNYREDWFYAQVTRSVGNGRYEGTTWRIQFELNNVVNPGNYTLQLALASATYAELQVRVNNLNAVPPLFSTGLIGDDNAIARLGIHGLYWLWSIDVPSTLLREGSNTIYLTQSRDGNSPFQGVMYDYIRLEGPSEKP; encoded by the exons ATGAAAACTCTCCAGATTCCTAATTCTCTGGTGTCAGTTTGTGATGCCGTTACACTGATATCT TTTTCAGTTCCAGGGATAGTTGGAGACTACAAATATGAGGTTGACATTACAATTAAACCAGGAATTAAAATCCAGTTGGCTAGTATTACTTACGAACCTCTGAGAACGGGTCCTACATTGTGGGAAATCGGCATTCCTGATTGCACAGCTGCGGAGTTCTACATACCGGATCCATATCCAACTCTCATGAACAAGTTGTACAAGGGGAGTCGGTTGGACAAGTTTAGGCAATACGGGTTGTGGTCACGTTATTATGAGCATTACCCTAACAATGACCTCATCTACCTTGTTGGTGCTAACAATTACCGTGAGGATTGGTTTTATGCTCAAGTGACTAGAAGTGTAGGAAATGGCCGGTATGAAGGAACTACATGGCGGATACAGTTTGAACTCAACAATGTGGTCAATCCCGGAAACTATACACTTCAACTGGCCTTGGCATCAGCCACTTATGCAGAATTGCAAGTTCGGGTTAACAATTTGAATGCCGTGCCACCTCTTTTTTCGACAGGGCTAATAGGCGATGACAATGCTATAGCAAGACTTGGAATTCATGGCTTATACTGGTTATGGAGTATTGATGTACCGAGCACTCTACTACGCGAAGGAAGCAACACCATCTATCTTACTCAGTCCAGAGATGGCAATTCACCTTTCCAAGGAGTCATGTATGATTATATAAGACTAGAAGGACCTTCTGAGAAACCATAA
- the LOC133743783 gene encoding probable ADP-ribosylation factor GTPase-activating protein AGD8: MASEIFNDKNAVFKKLKSKSENKMCFDCNAKNPTWASVTYGIFLCIDCSAVHRSLGVHISFVRSTNLDSWTPEQLRTMTFGGNNRAQVFFKQHGWTDGGKIEAKYTSRAAELYRQILSKEVAKSMAEDAGLPPSPVASQSGQASNGLPDIKTSEAIKEKPIARQETPEVSDSPKAPHVFVTSTVKKPLGAKKTGKTGGLGARKLTTKPNESLYDQKPEEPVIPVVSSTKSTPPAVTPLASRFEYVEALQTTDMNSNGASVTGHVSAPKSSSFFADFGMDSSYPKRTSSNSSKVQIQETDEARKKFTNAKSISSAQFFGDQGKSADVDAQASLQKFSGSAAISSADLFGDREDIPLDLTAGDLINRLSFQAQQDISSLKNIAGETGKKLSSLASNLMTDLQDRIL, encoded by the exons ATGGCGTCCGAGATTTTCAATGACAAGAATGCTGTTTTCAAAAAGCTGAAATCGAAGTCGGAGAACAAG ATGTGCTTCGATTGTAACGCGAAGAACCCAACTTGGGCTTCAGTTACATATGGGATCTTTCTCTGCATCGATTGCTCGGCCGTCCATCGCAGTCTCGGCGTTCACATCAGCTTTGTTAG ATCTACGAATTTAGACTCCTGGACTCCTGAACAGCTGAGAACAATGACCTTTGGGGGAAATAATCGCGCACAGGTTTTCTTTAAACAGCATGGATGGACAGATGGAGGCAAAATTGAGGCCAAATATACATCACGAGCTGCCGAGTTATATAGGCAGATACTTTCTAAAGAAGTAGCAAAAAGTATGGCAGAAGACGCAGGTCTTCCACCATCACCTGTTGCGTCTCAGTCGGGACAAGCATCTAATGGGCTTCCTGATATCAAGACCAGTGAAGCAATAAAAGAAAAGCCTATAGCAAGGCAAGAAACACCTGAAGTTTCTGATTCCCCCAAGGCCCCCCATGTATTTGTTACCAGTACCGTCAAGAAGCCCCTTGGTGCTAAGAAAACTGGGAAAACTGGGGGACTTGGTGCTCGCAAACTCACTACAAAG CCAAATGAAAGTCTATATGATCAGAAGCCTGAAGAACCAGTTATCCCGGTAGTTTCCTCAACCAAAAGCACTCCACCAGCTGTCACACCCCTTGCTTCTCGATTTGAGTATGTAGAAGCTCTTCAAACTACTGATATGAATTCTAATGGCGCTAGTGTAACTGGCCATGTTTCTGCACCCAAGTCATCGAGTTTCTTTGCGGATTTTGGAATGGATAGCAGTTAtcccaagagaactagttcaaactcctcaaaagtGCAA ATTCAGGAAACTGATGAGGCAAGGAAGAAATTCACAAATGCAAAATCTATTTCTTCCGCACAATTTTTCGGTGATCAGGGCAAATCTGCTGACGTTGATGCTCAAGCCTCCTTGCAGAAGTTTTCT GGTTCTGCTGCCATCTCCAGTGCTGACCTTTTCGGTGACAGAGAAGATATCCCTCTTGATCTTACTGCGGGTGACCTTATTAACCGTCTATCTTTTCAG GCACAGCAGGATATCTCCTCTTTAAAAAATATTGCAGGAGAGACCGGGAAGAAGCTTAGCTCCTTGGCATCCAATTTAATGACGGATCTTCAGGACAGAATCCTCTGA